One stretch of Thermococcus sp. 21S9 DNA includes these proteins:
- a CDS encoding antitoxin family protein, with protein sequence MSKVIVAVYRGDVIVPLEKLNLPPGAKLRIRIEGIETKDELKELGYLKLLQEGEDAEELFEI encoded by the coding sequence ATGTCCAAGGTGATAGTTGCGGTTTACAGGGGCGACGTTATCGTGCCCCTCGAAAAGCTGAACCTGCCCCCCGGCGCCAAGCTGAGGATAAGGATTGAGGGGATAGAAACGAAGGACGAACTCAAGGAACTCGGTTATCTAAAGCTCCTTCAGGAGGGAGAAGACGCTGAGGAGCTCTTTGAAATTTGA
- the pdxS gene encoding pyridoxal 5'-phosphate synthase lyase subunit PdxS, giving the protein MDKLKVIEAKGTERLKRGFAKMVKGGVIMDVTNAEQARIAEEAGAVSVMALHRVPADIRKAGGVARMAPIEKIQEIMDAVTIPVMAKVRIGHVAEAKILEALGVDMIDESEVLTPSDPFFHIDKREFKVPFVCGARNLGEAVRRIWEGSAMIRTKGEAGTGNIVEAVRHVRLVAEGIRQIQAMTDEQVYGVAEKFAEPYLRLALNVKEIAGLPARVLENEPVYGHYTYREIVDGLYKVLLEIKKLGRLPVVNFAAGGVATPADAALMMQMGMDGVFVGSGIFKSSNPEKMARAIVEAVNHWDEPDVLVEISKEIGEPMRGQDIEELEVRLEERGV; this is encoded by the coding sequence ATGGACAAGCTGAAGGTTATCGAAGCCAAGGGAACGGAGAGGCTCAAGAGGGGCTTCGCCAAGATGGTCAAGGGCGGAGTTATCATGGACGTTACCAACGCCGAGCAGGCGAGGATTGCAGAGGAGGCCGGAGCCGTTTCCGTTATGGCCCTCCACCGCGTCCCGGCCGACATTAGAAAGGCCGGCGGAGTCGCGAGGATGGCGCCTATTGAGAAGATTCAGGAGATAATGGACGCGGTTACGATTCCTGTCATGGCAAAGGTCAGAATCGGCCACGTCGCCGAGGCGAAGATACTCGAAGCCCTTGGCGTTGACATGATTGACGAGAGCGAGGTTCTAACGCCATCGGACCCGTTCTTCCACATAGACAAGCGTGAGTTCAAGGTCCCCTTCGTCTGCGGTGCCAGGAACCTTGGCGAGGCCGTGAGGAGGATATGGGAAGGCTCGGCCATGATTAGAACCAAGGGTGAGGCAGGAACCGGCAACATCGTCGAGGCCGTCAGGCACGTCCGCCTCGTCGCCGAGGGAATACGGCAGATTCAGGCCATGACCGACGAGCAGGTCTACGGCGTTGCCGAAAAGTTCGCTGAGCCCTACCTCAGGCTCGCCCTCAACGTCAAGGAGATAGCAGGGCTTCCGGCGAGGGTTCTTGAGAACGAGCCAGTTTACGGCCACTACACCTACCGCGAAATCGTTGACGGCCTCTACAAGGTTCTCCTCGAGATAAAGAAGCTCGGAAGGTTGCCAGTCGTCAACTTCGCGGCCGGCGGAGTTGCAACTCCAGCTGACGCGGCTCTGATGATGCAGATGGGCATGGACGGCGTCTTCGTCGGCTCGGGAATCTTCAAGAGCTCCAACCCGGAGAAGATGGCCAGGGCCATTGTCGAGGCCGTCAACCACTGGGACGAGCCGGACGTTCTCGTCGAGATAAGCAAGGAAATCGGCGAGCCGATGCGCGGTCAGGACATCGAGGAGCTCGAGGTTCGTCTCGAGGAGAGGGGCGTCTGA
- a CDS encoding DUF835 domain-containing protein codes for MNLLMSQLFSFSLKVTAGLALLVSWRRYRRNSLLFWSFFFLSSSLSIVSELTGFNFGVPLFQALGVSFLAGGVVSLLDEEAVGFPIHSLRIAALTLPSLVSAYIVLYAKIAPNPKPIYLSYGVAGIFYAFAGVVLWGVRRFYPRSGTFLSAVITIHGLHKMDYPFLRPVEWFAPIGFTLGAVLNALEVIAFIHIVLSERFRNIESATSPEILKKGVYILPPERFKSYTEALSDFPVLAFARRSDFPERWEVHLLTTVEGPGNIGPTQLHRIIERTRSYLAEAHRENVTGVVVIEGLEYLMMYNDFRSVLKFLATLADYIALYSGMLLLTLDEKSLEERQLKTLRQVLNVGDGK; via the coding sequence ATGAACCTCCTCATGAGCCAGCTGTTCAGTTTTTCACTGAAGGTAACGGCAGGGTTAGCCCTCCTGGTTAGCTGGAGGAGGTACAGAAGAAATTCACTCCTGTTCTGGTCGTTCTTCTTCCTGAGTTCATCTCTCTCAATAGTTTCGGAGCTCACCGGGTTCAACTTCGGCGTTCCTCTCTTTCAGGCCCTTGGGGTATCTTTCTTGGCCGGCGGTGTGGTGTCCCTCCTCGATGAAGAGGCTGTTGGTTTTCCGATACACTCACTACGGATAGCCGCGCTGACGTTGCCATCCCTGGTCTCCGCGTACATAGTTCTCTACGCCAAGATAGCCCCAAACCCAAAGCCAATATACCTCTCCTACGGTGTCGCGGGAATTTTCTACGCCTTCGCCGGTGTAGTTCTTTGGGGAGTTCGGAGGTTTTATCCCCGGTCTGGAACGTTCTTAAGCGCGGTCATCACGATACACGGGCTTCATAAGATGGACTACCCGTTTCTCCGGCCCGTTGAGTGGTTCGCGCCCATAGGATTCACCCTCGGTGCTGTTTTAAACGCCCTGGAGGTCATCGCCTTCATCCATATAGTACTCTCTGAAAGGTTCAGAAACATCGAAAGCGCTACGAGTCCCGAAATCCTGAAAAAGGGCGTCTACATTCTACCCCCCGAAAGGTTCAAGTCATACACGGAGGCCCTCTCTGACTTCCCGGTTCTGGCCTTCGCAAGGAGGAGCGACTTCCCGGAGAGGTGGGAGGTTCACCTGCTTACAACAGTCGAGGGGCCGGGCAACATAGGGCCGACGCAACTCCACAGAATAATCGAGAGAACCCGCTCATACCTGGCCGAGGCCCACAGAGAGAACGTGACCGGAGTCGTCGTTATAGAGGGGTTGGAGTACCTGATGATGTACAACGACTTCCGCTCGGTGCTGAAGTTCCTTGCAACGCTCGCGGATTACATTGCGCTCTACAGCGGAATGCTCCTCCTAACCCTCGACGAGAAGAGTCTCGAAGAGAGACAGCTAAAAACCCTCAGGCAGGTTCTCAACGTCGGTGATGGCAAATGA
- the fdhF gene encoding formate dehydrogenase subunit alpha, whose translation MKTVVCPFCGFGCRLLVDEKSMRVKPYPGEPNRGKLCPKGLYSLEFVRSPGRLKRPLKRAGSAMVPISWGVAIEEIANRLLEIRELYGPDAVAFLSSSKVSNEENYLLQKIARLFGTNNIDNCARLCHEASVHALKLTVGTGAQTNPYEDIERFNAVLIWGYNPAETHPVVMDYILKAKRRGAKVIVVDVRETRTMAFADYRLVIKPGTDIVLANAIAHVIIKEGLYNEEFIRMRTSGFSEVRMGVTKYTPEYAEGVTGVPAETIREVARAFALAGSGAIMWGMGLTQHVSGVENVLAVINLALLLGYIGERGGFYPMRGQNNVQGAAYMGALSEFLPGYVPLTDERFRKRVADVWGVEDIPTDRGLYLTELWEAIEEGDVKALYIVGENPAVSEANFDHVRKALRKLDLLVVQDIFMTRTARYAHYILPASAFCEKAGSYMNSERRIQWSHKVCEPYADSKPDWEILAMLGRALGLPGFNYAGVEEITAEYFRLFPELEERDVEELKNGDGIFLPRKRLHTWEFATPDGKARFMAVERISPWEEPNGEFPMVLTTIRLISHYNTGEMTRRSPSLVKLMGEPRALMSKRDAERLGIRDNDWVEIETRRGRIRMRAKVGNVQEGLVVVPFHFKANRLTSPALNKAGTPAFKFSACRVKRVKPNP comes from the coding sequence GTGAAGACGGTCGTGTGCCCCTTCTGCGGTTTTGGGTGCAGGCTCCTTGTTGACGAGAAGAGCATGAGGGTCAAGCCCTACCCCGGCGAGCCGAACAGGGGAAAGCTCTGCCCCAAGGGTCTCTACTCGCTCGAGTTCGTCCGCTCCCCCGGAAGGCTGAAGAGGCCCCTCAAGAGGGCCGGTTCGGCGATGGTCCCAATCAGCTGGGGGGTCGCGATAGAGGAGATAGCCAACAGACTGCTCGAGATAAGGGAGCTTTACGGCCCCGACGCGGTGGCGTTCCTCTCGTCCTCGAAGGTGAGCAACGAGGAGAACTACCTCCTCCAGAAGATTGCCCGCCTCTTCGGCACGAACAACATAGACAACTGCGCGAGGCTGTGCCACGAGGCGAGCGTTCACGCGCTCAAGCTGACCGTTGGAACCGGGGCGCAGACGAACCCCTACGAGGACATCGAGCGCTTCAACGCCGTCCTGATATGGGGCTACAATCCCGCTGAAACGCACCCCGTCGTCATGGACTACATCCTGAAGGCCAAGAGGAGAGGGGCCAAGGTAATCGTCGTGGACGTCAGGGAAACGCGGACGATGGCCTTTGCGGATTACAGGCTCGTCATAAAGCCTGGGACGGACATAGTTCTGGCCAACGCGATTGCCCACGTTATAATCAAGGAGGGCCTCTACAACGAGGAGTTCATCAGGATGAGGACGAGCGGGTTCTCAGAGGTCAGGATGGGGGTTACGAAGTACACCCCAGAGTACGCGGAGGGCGTGACTGGAGTTCCCGCGGAGACGATAAGGGAAGTTGCGAGGGCCTTCGCACTGGCCGGAAGCGGGGCGATAATGTGGGGGATGGGCCTAACCCAGCACGTCTCTGGCGTTGAGAACGTTCTGGCCGTGATAAACCTCGCACTGCTCCTCGGCTACATCGGCGAGCGCGGTGGCTTCTATCCGATGCGCGGGCAGAACAACGTCCAGGGAGCCGCTTACATGGGCGCGCTGAGCGAGTTCCTGCCGGGCTACGTCCCGCTGACCGACGAGCGCTTCCGGAAGCGCGTTGCCGACGTGTGGGGAGTCGAGGACATACCGACGGACAGGGGACTCTACCTCACCGAGCTGTGGGAGGCAATAGAAGAGGGCGACGTGAAGGCCCTCTACATCGTCGGCGAGAATCCGGCTGTGAGCGAGGCGAACTTTGACCACGTAAGAAAAGCCCTCAGAAAGCTCGACCTACTCGTGGTTCAGGACATCTTCATGACGAGAACGGCGCGCTACGCCCACTACATCCTTCCGGCATCGGCCTTCTGCGAAAAGGCCGGCAGTTACATGAACAGCGAGCGGAGAATCCAGTGGAGCCACAAGGTCTGCGAGCCCTACGCCGACTCAAAGCCTGACTGGGAGATTCTGGCGATGCTCGGCCGGGCGCTCGGGCTTCCGGGCTTCAACTATGCTGGGGTTGAGGAGATAACGGCAGAGTACTTCCGCCTTTTCCCGGAGCTTGAGGAGAGGGACGTTGAGGAACTCAAGAACGGCGATGGAATCTTTCTGCCGAGGAAGAGGCTTCACACCTGGGAGTTCGCAACGCCCGACGGAAAGGCCCGCTTCATGGCCGTCGAGAGAATCTCACCCTGGGAGGAGCCGAACGGGGAGTTCCCGATGGTTCTAACGACCATTCGCTTGATAAGCCACTACAACACCGGTGAGATGACGCGGAGGAGTCCCTCGCTCGTGAAGCTCATGGGCGAGCCGAGGGCGTTGATGAGTAAGCGCGACGCGGAAAGGCTCGGAATCCGCGATAACGATTGGGTGGAGATTGAAACCCGGCGCGGGAGGATAAGGATGCGCGCGAAGGTCGGAAATGTTCAGGAGGGCCTCGTCGTGGTTCCCTTCCACTTCAAGGCGAACAGGCTCACGAGTCCAGCACTCAACAAGGCCGGAACTCCGGCGTTCAAGTTCTCGGCGTGTCGGGTTAAGAGGGTTAAGCCTAACCCTTAA
- the pdxT gene encoding pyridoxal 5'-phosphate synthase glutaminase subunit PdxT, whose amino-acid sequence MVKVGVIGLQGDVSEHIEASKRALENLGVSGEVIWLRKPEQLEGISAIIIPGGESTTISRLMVKTGLIEPVKKLGEEGLPIMGTCAGLIMLSKDVIGATPEQRFLELLDVKVNRNAYGRQVDSFEAPIKLAFSDEPFPGVFIRAPRIVELLSDKVKPIAWLGDRVVGVEQDNLIGLEFHPELTDDTRVHEYFLRKAL is encoded by the coding sequence ATGGTCAAGGTAGGCGTTATAGGCCTTCAGGGAGACGTCAGCGAGCACATCGAGGCGAGCAAAAGAGCCCTTGAGAACCTCGGCGTCTCCGGCGAGGTAATCTGGCTCAGGAAGCCGGAACAGCTCGAGGGAATCTCGGCAATCATAATCCCCGGTGGGGAGAGCACGACGATATCGAGGCTCATGGTCAAGACCGGGCTTATTGAGCCCGTTAAAAAGCTCGGCGAAGAAGGTCTGCCTATAATGGGAACGTGCGCCGGTTTGATAATGCTCTCCAAAGACGTCATCGGGGCAACGCCGGAGCAGAGGTTCCTTGAGCTCCTCGACGTTAAGGTGAACAGAAACGCCTACGGCAGGCAGGTGGACAGCTTCGAGGCGCCGATAAAGCTTGCCTTCAGCGACGAGCCGTTTCCGGGAGTTTTCATACGCGCCCCGAGGATAGTGGAGCTCCTAAGCGACAAGGTGAAGCCCATCGCGTGGCTCGGCGACAGGGTTGTTGGCGTCGAGCAGGACAACCTAATCGGCCTCGAGTTCCACCCCGAGCTGACGGACGACACGCGGGTTCACGAGTACTTCCTGCGGAAGGCCCTGTAA
- the purM gene encoding phosphoribosylformylglycinamidine cyclo-ligase, whose product MLTYAQAGVDDEKTARALRSIINLARETFRFRRGKPGKPAENLGHYSALLDFGSFYLAMTTDGVGTKVLVAEAVGKFDTIGIDMIAMNVNDLLCVGAKPVALVDYLAVREPDERVFGEIAKGLYAGAEQAGIAIVGGETAVMPDLINGFDLAGTAIGIVEKGKVITGEKIKPGDAVIGISSSGIHSNGMTLARKLLIPKYGLDYEYEGRKLWEWLLEPTRIYVGAVLELIEGVEVHGLAHITGGGLANLKRLTDYGFSIEMPSIEGIFKLIHENGVPLEEMFRVFNMGVGFVAIVPPEEKEDALEILNKHYESFELGVVTEERGIHVVNFGVRL is encoded by the coding sequence ATGCTGACCTACGCCCAGGCCGGAGTTGACGACGAAAAAACTGCCAGGGCTTTGAGAAGCATAATAAACCTCGCGAGGGAGACGTTCAGGTTCAGGAGGGGAAAGCCGGGGAAGCCCGCGGAAAACCTCGGCCACTACTCCGCTCTGCTCGACTTTGGGAGCTTTTACCTCGCCATGACGACAGACGGGGTTGGAACAAAGGTTCTCGTCGCGGAAGCGGTTGGAAAGTTCGACACGATAGGGATAGACATGATAGCGATGAACGTGAACGACCTGCTCTGCGTTGGGGCTAAGCCGGTCGCGTTAGTTGACTACCTCGCCGTCCGCGAGCCGGACGAGAGGGTCTTTGGGGAGATAGCGAAGGGCCTCTACGCTGGAGCGGAGCAGGCTGGAATAGCGATAGTCGGCGGGGAAACTGCCGTGATGCCCGACCTGATAAACGGCTTCGATTTGGCCGGAACTGCCATCGGAATCGTCGAGAAGGGGAAGGTAATCACGGGAGAAAAGATAAAGCCCGGGGATGCCGTAATAGGAATTTCAAGCTCGGGAATCCACTCAAACGGCATGACCCTCGCGAGGAAGCTCCTCATTCCGAAGTATGGTCTCGACTACGAGTACGAGGGCAGAAAGCTATGGGAGTGGCTTTTGGAACCAACGAGAATTTACGTGGGGGCGGTTCTTGAGCTTATAGAGGGCGTTGAGGTTCACGGCCTGGCCCACATAACCGGCGGTGGGCTGGCGAACCTCAAGCGCCTCACAGATTACGGTTTCTCCATCGAGATGCCCTCGATTGAGGGAATATTCAAGCTAATCCATGAGAACGGCGTTCCGTTGGAGGAGATGTTCCGGGTCTTCAACATGGGTGTCGGCTTCGTCGCGATTGTCCCTCCGGAGGAAAAGGAGGATGCCCTGGAAATCCTCAACAAGCATTACGAGAGCTTCGAGCTCGGAGTTGTTACGGAGGAGCGGGGAATACACGTTGTGAATTTTGGCGTAAGGCTTTAA
- a CDS encoding CGP-CTERM sorting domain-containing protein, translated as MTARTMIFLLLLSLLFVPYSSANLVVIPGKDDAFVVHWWAGENGELGMDFYHFINGTIQPFYRTCLLCNGNEVINDWARLIPNGSSWIFLRSFYVPKNDTRVVEAYRVQGKDCTLIGRVSLVLPPETEPRIVVYYQRKAFGVYFENGSEIISRKFLIRNSLTPVNFSGFPEGTPVYYAMEKGVPLGGFYVSGNGYAYNGSKVVLVPLNVVREIVSSLKAKEDIRGFASAILKDGVIMYYPYNYHVNGSPMRDDELSLFYYPTNGGKLTVFKLEKFQNSSGFAPGIVCSEKPEEKRPEKGNSGICGPASLVVLTLIPAYRAFRRKYS; from the coding sequence ATGACAGCGAGAACGATGATATTCCTTTTGCTGTTATCCCTTCTGTTCGTTCCATATTCCTCAGCTAACCTCGTCGTGATTCCTGGAAAGGACGATGCCTTCGTCGTGCACTGGTGGGCCGGCGAAAACGGGGAACTCGGAATGGACTTTTACCACTTCATCAACGGAACAATTCAGCCCTTTTACCGCACCTGCCTCCTCTGCAACGGCAACGAAGTTATAAACGACTGGGCCCGGCTCATTCCGAACGGGAGTTCGTGGATATTCCTGCGGAGCTTCTACGTTCCAAAAAACGATACGCGGGTTGTTGAAGCCTACCGCGTTCAGGGAAAGGACTGCACCCTCATCGGGAGGGTTTCCTTGGTTCTGCCCCCAGAAACGGAGCCAAGGATTGTGGTTTACTATCAGAGGAAGGCCTTTGGGGTGTATTTTGAAAACGGGAGCGAAATCATCTCGAGGAAATTCCTGATTCGAAATTCTCTTACACCGGTTAACTTCTCCGGTTTTCCGGAGGGGACGCCTGTTTACTACGCGATGGAAAAGGGCGTCCCCTTGGGTGGATTCTACGTCAGCGGGAACGGCTATGCATACAACGGGAGTAAGGTTGTTCTCGTTCCGTTGAACGTCGTCAGGGAAATCGTATCGTCTCTAAAGGCTAAAGAGGACATCAGAGGTTTCGCATCAGCCATTCTGAAGGACGGGGTTATCATGTACTATCCTTACAACTATCATGTCAACGGTTCCCCCATGAGGGATGACGAACTCAGCCTCTTCTACTATCCAACCAACGGCGGGAAGCTCACGGTTTTCAAGCTTGAAAAGTTTCAGAACAGCTCGGGCTTTGCCCCGGGAATCGTTTGCTCAGAGAAGCCGGAAGAGAAAAGGCCGGAAAAGGGAAACTCCGGGATATGTGGTCCTGCGAGCTTAGTGGTGCTGACCCTGATACCGGCTTACAGGGCCTTCCGCAGGAAGTACTCGTGA
- a CDS encoding type II toxin-antitoxin system PemK/MazF family toxin — MKFEQGDVVLLELPFTNYIGSKLRPVLVVSSNELNSLGDDLIVLKITSKTHFREFQVELTQEDLLEGKLKKKSYIDCSSVFTVEKSLVIKRIAKLTPEKLQEVKSTLKRTFDID; from the coding sequence TTGAAATTTGAGCAGGGAGACGTTGTTCTCCTTGAACTCCCCTTTACAAACTACATCGGGAGCAAGCTTCGACCCGTTCTGGTAGTCAGTTCCAACGAGCTTAACTCCCTTGGAGATGACTTAATAGTTCTCAAGATAACAAGCAAAACCCACTTCAGGGAGTTTCAGGTCGAGCTGACTCAAGAGGACCTGCTTGAAGGGAAGCTGAAAAAGAAGAGTTACATCGATTGCTCCTCAGTTTTTACGGTTGAGAAGTCCCTTGTAATCAAAAGAATAGCCAAACTAACACCCGAAAAGCTCCAAGAGGTTAAAAGCACCCTCAAGCGAACCTTTGACATCGATTAA
- the nadC gene encoding carboxylating nicotinate-nucleotide diphosphorylase, which translates to MVPLNYLLQFIEEDAPFGDVTSEAVIPEGTKARAVIVAKQDGIIAGVEEAKALFEHFGVKVSVKKRDGEEVRRGDIILELEGDARAILLVERTALNVMGRMSGIATEVRNLVEKVKAVNPKVRVAGTRKSLLRPIDKKAILIGGGEPHRFSLSDAILIKDNHLALVPLEEAIRRAKAFSVYKVVEVEVESLEDALRAVRVGADVVMLDNMSPKEIAETIEALKREGLRERVKIEVSGGITPENIEEYAKLDIDVISLGYLTHSVRNFDVSLEVLSKLE; encoded by the coding sequence ATGGTGCCCCTCAACTACCTCCTCCAGTTCATCGAGGAAGATGCCCCCTTTGGAGACGTCACGAGCGAGGCTGTGATTCCTGAGGGAACTAAAGCCAGGGCCGTAATCGTGGCCAAGCAGGATGGGATTATAGCGGGCGTTGAAGAAGCTAAAGCCCTCTTCGAGCACTTTGGCGTCAAGGTTTCTGTCAAAAAGCGCGACGGGGAGGAAGTGAGGAGAGGAGACATAATCCTCGAGCTTGAGGGGGACGCAAGGGCCATTCTGCTCGTCGAGAGAACAGCGTTAAACGTTATGGGCAGGATGAGCGGTATTGCGACCGAGGTTAGAAACCTCGTCGAGAAAGTTAAAGCGGTAAACCCGAAGGTCCGTGTAGCCGGCACGAGGAAGAGCCTCCTCAGGCCGATAGACAAGAAGGCGATACTCATCGGCGGTGGAGAGCCCCATCGCTTCTCCCTCAGCGACGCGATACTTATCAAGGACAACCATCTGGCTTTAGTTCCGCTGGAGGAAGCAATAAGGCGCGCTAAAGCCTTCAGCGTTTACAAGGTCGTCGAGGTTGAAGTGGAGAGCCTTGAGGACGCCCTCAGGGCGGTAAGGGTGGGGGCCGACGTTGTGATGCTCGACAACATGAGTCCGAAAGAGATAGCGGAGACGATTGAGGCTTTAAAGCGCGAGGGTCTGCGCGAGAGGGTGAAAATTGAGGTCTCCGGAGGCATAACGCCGGAGAACATCGAGGAGTATGCAAAGCTCGACATCGACGTCATAAGCCTCGGCTACCTCACCCACTCGGTCAGAAACTTCGACGTGAGCCTTGAGGTTCTGTCAAAACTTGAGTGA
- the purF gene encoding amidophosphoribosyltransferase — protein sequence MREKCGIFATLSENSAKKAYYALLALQHRGQESAGISVWRGRIRTVSGLGLVTDVFRGKELAKLRSNLAIAHVRYSTSGSLNETQPLETECCGMRIAVAHNGTLTNFRPLRERYEGLGVRFRHSVDSELLGISFLWHLRETEDEFEAMKAVFNEVKGAYSVAFLFDGKILVARDPVGFRPLSYGTGDGHYFASEDSALKLFVEETRDVKPGEVFLLSENGVESRVLARESHHHCVFEYIYFARPDSVLDGTSVYGARVRMGRELARESPAEGDIVIAVPDSGRASALGFSQESGIPYAEGLIKNRYIGRTFITPGQFNRELKVKLKLSPVREVIAGKSVVLVDDSIVRGTTMKRIVAMLRKAGAREVHVRIASPPIRYPCYMGVDIPTRHELIAAFGGVEKVREAIGADSLAYLSVEGLKRAVGREDLCTACLTGEYPEWAFRF from the coding sequence ATGCGGGAGAAGTGCGGAATCTTCGCAACGCTCTCAGAGAACTCAGCAAAGAAGGCCTACTACGCCCTTTTAGCTTTACAGCATCGCGGGCAGGAGAGCGCGGGAATAAGCGTCTGGCGGGGCAGGATAAGAACGGTTTCCGGTCTCGGTCTCGTCACCGACGTTTTCAGGGGAAAAGAACTTGCAAAGCTCCGCTCGAACCTCGCCATAGCCCACGTCCGCTACTCGACGTCAGGCTCGCTCAACGAGACCCAGCCCCTTGAGACGGAGTGCTGTGGAATGAGAATCGCGGTGGCGCACAACGGGACGCTCACCAACTTCAGACCCCTTCGCGAGAGGTATGAAGGGCTCGGCGTCAGGTTCCGCCATTCGGTTGACTCCGAACTGCTCGGAATTTCCTTCCTCTGGCATCTTCGCGAGACGGAAGACGAGTTCGAGGCAATGAAGGCCGTCTTTAATGAGGTAAAAGGTGCATACTCCGTTGCCTTTCTCTTCGATGGCAAAATCCTCGTGGCAAGGGACCCCGTTGGTTTCAGGCCCCTGAGCTACGGAACAGGAGATGGCCACTACTTCGCGAGCGAGGATTCGGCGTTGAAGCTCTTCGTGGAGGAAACGAGGGACGTGAAGCCGGGGGAGGTCTTCCTTCTCTCGGAAAACGGCGTTGAGAGCAGGGTTCTCGCGAGAGAAAGTCACCACCACTGCGTTTTCGAGTACATCTACTTCGCGAGGCCGGACAGCGTTCTGGACGGGACGAGCGTTTACGGTGCGAGGGTCAGGATGGGCCGGGAGCTGGCTCGCGAGAGTCCGGCTGAGGGAGACATCGTCATAGCGGTTCCCGACTCCGGAAGGGCTTCCGCCTTAGGTTTCTCGCAGGAGAGCGGGATTCCCTATGCGGAGGGGCTGATAAAGAACCGCTACATCGGAAGGACCTTCATAACCCCGGGCCAGTTCAACAGAGAGCTGAAGGTTAAGCTCAAGCTCTCGCCTGTTAGAGAAGTTATAGCCGGAAAGAGTGTCGTTCTGGTGGACGATTCTATAGTCAGGGGCACGACGATGAAGAGAATCGTCGCAATGCTCAGGAAGGCCGGCGCGAGGGAGGTCCATGTCAGAATAGCCTCACCTCCGATAAGGTACCCCTGCTACATGGGTGTCGACATTCCCACAAGGCACGAGCTCATAGCGGCCTTCGGGGGAGTTGAAAAGGTGAGGGAAGCGATAGGGGCCGACAGCCTGGCTTACCTCAGCGTTGAGGGCCTGAAGAGGGCCGTCGGCAGGGAAGACCTCTGCACGGCCTGTCTAACCGGCGAGTATCCCGAGTGGGCGTTCAGGTTTTAA
- the purC gene encoding phosphoribosylaminoimidazolesuccinocarboxamide synthase: protein MEVYEGKAKKIIPLDDGKVIMEFKDDATAFDGKKRAQFRGKGWLNAQISALLFKVLEENGIKTHFIGVAGDNRLIVERLKMYPLEVVVRNVVAGSLKKRLPLKEGTELPEPIVELYYKDDSLGDPMINRYHAKVLGIGKDEVREMERIALKVNEVLRKYFAERGIILVDFKLEFGKNERGEIVLGDEISPDTCRFWDAETRESLDKDVFRFDRGDLISAYEKLYERLTGETPNRR from the coding sequence ATGGAGGTTTACGAGGGCAAGGCCAAGAAGATAATCCCGCTTGACGATGGAAAGGTGATAATGGAGTTCAAGGACGATGCAACAGCCTTCGACGGCAAAAAGAGGGCCCAGTTCCGGGGCAAGGGCTGGCTCAACGCCCAGATTAGCGCCCTCCTCTTCAAGGTTCTTGAGGAGAACGGAATCAAGACCCACTTCATAGGCGTTGCCGGCGACAACAGGCTCATCGTTGAGAGGCTCAAGATGTACCCCCTTGAGGTTGTCGTCAGAAACGTCGTTGCAGGAAGTTTGAAGAAGCGCCTCCCTCTCAAGGAAGGAACCGAACTTCCAGAGCCGATAGTTGAGCTCTACTACAAGGACGACAGCCTCGGCGACCCGATGATTAACCGCTACCACGCCAAGGTTCTGGGCATAGGGAAGGACGAGGTTCGGGAGATGGAGAGAATTGCCCTCAAGGTGAACGAGGTTCTCAGGAAGTACTTCGCCGAGCGCGGGATAATTCTCGTGGACTTCAAGCTCGAGTTCGGAAAGAACGAGAGGGGCGAGATAGTCCTTGGGGACGAGATTAGCCCCGACACCTGCCGCTTCTGGGACGCCGAAACGAGGGAGAGCCTCGACAAGGACGTCTTCCGCTTTGACCGAGGCGACCTGATTTCAGCCTATGAGAAGCTCTATGAAAGGCTCACGGGCGAAACTCCGAATCGTAGGTGA